One stretch of Tepidibacter hydrothermalis DNA includes these proteins:
- a CDS encoding sulfurtransferase TusA family protein: MIKVDVRGMSCPQPVLITKNAVNSNPKEIEIIADDNTAVNNISRFLKISGYKYEVNEIKEDYIINAKK; encoded by the coding sequence ATGATTAAAGTAGATGTAAGAGGTATGTCTTGTCCTCAACCAGTTCTTATAACAAAGAATGCTGTAAATTCTAATCCAAAAGAAATTGAAATTATTGCAGATGATAATACTGCTGTAAACAATATATCTAGATTCTTAAAAATTTCAGGATATAAATATGAAGTAAATGAAATCAAAGAAGACTACATTATAAATGCTAAAAAATAG
- a CDS encoding DUF3343 domain-containing protein produces MNEYIAIFFTHSGAIKFDRFCKKNNIKSELMPVPRKLSSNCGICSKFCYDDSIDTLISDEIEKIYECHEKEYVLRYEE; encoded by the coding sequence ATGAATGAATATATAGCAATATTTTTTACCCATTCAGGAGCTATTAAATTCGATAGATTCTGTAAGAAAAATAATATTAAGAGCGAACTAATGCCTGTTCCAAGAAAGCTAAGTTCTAATTGCGGAATCTGTTCTAAGTTTTGTTATGATGATAGTATAGATACTTTAATTTCTGATGAAATAGAAAAAATATATGAATGCCATGAAAAAGAATATGTTTTACGTTATGAAGAATAA
- a CDS encoding methyl-accepting chemotaxis protein produces MLKTIKRKVIFVLLLLMIPFILNVMFLFSTLKDLENDGVAINLAGSQRMRTMLLGMYTLDYLDDMENEQNSESSKQILTAELAKYKQIMKGLVDGDKTLGLSKNSNEDIVNKINDVNKSINNYITPIEDAINGNISQVLGDHIIDNALNLKNDINDIVSMYQKNYDSKIKFLKIVESSMLIFGCAIFFVSVAVSKKLITIPINNLLAKMKDIASGEGDLTSRVDIKTGDELESLGNAFNSFIEKIQILINELKEDIEFISTATYDIQGASDLVNNGINSIANQVNEVSDVAQTNAGVSEEVNASIVELEHNAKNISDQMNENAKKSYEVEKFTRLGDQSITEVLESNNLVMESNKNTKEIIIELRRSSEDIGNVVTLIKSIAEQTNLLALNASIEAARAGEQGRGFAVVAEEVRKLAEESKTSVESIVEAINYIQGASKNAVEAIEDGNIKSNNSVERAKEAKEQFKKILESVYEIKEFSEESANLSNKQAQITEEISSATDQVTQTSVENAASVDEINSIIDNQVQSFATITENISRLNMQTNQLKQLSDKFKV; encoded by the coding sequence ATGTTAAAAACAATAAAAAGGAAAGTTATTTTTGTATTATTACTACTGATGATACCGTTTATTCTGAATGTAATGTTTTTATTTAGTACTTTAAAAGATTTAGAAAATGATGGTGTTGCAATAAATCTTGCGGGTAGCCAGAGAATGAGAACGATGCTACTTGGAATGTACACATTAGATTATTTAGATGATATGGAAAATGAACAAAATTCAGAGAGTTCAAAACAAATATTGACAGCGGAATTAGCAAAATACAAGCAGATTATGAAAGGCCTTGTAGATGGAGATAAAACTCTTGGATTGAGTAAAAATTCAAATGAAGATATTGTAAATAAAATTAATGATGTAAATAAAAGTATTAATAATTATATTACACCGATTGAAGATGCTATAAATGGAAATATATCTCAAGTGTTGGGAGACCATATTATAGATAATGCCCTGAATTTAAAAAATGATATTAATGATATTGTTTCAATGTATCAGAAAAATTATGATAGTAAAATTAAGTTTTTAAAAATAGTTGAATCTAGTATGTTGATTTTTGGATGTGCTATTTTCTTTGTTAGTGTTGCGGTTAGTAAAAAACTTATTACCATACCAATTAACAATTTGTTAGCTAAAATGAAGGATATAGCAAGTGGAGAAGGAGACCTTACTTCGAGAGTGGATATTAAAACTGGAGATGAACTTGAAAGTTTGGGAAATGCTTTTAATAGCTTTATAGAAAAGATTCAAATACTTATTAATGAATTGAAGGAAGATATTGAATTTATATCTACTGCTACGTATGATATACAAGGAGCAAGTGATTTAGTTAACAATGGAATTAATAGTATAGCCAATCAAGTTAATGAAGTATCGGATGTTGCTCAAACAAATGCTGGTGTATCAGAAGAAGTAAATGCTAGTATTGTAGAATTAGAGCATAATGCTAAAAATATATCTGATCAAATGAATGAAAATGCTAAAAAGAGTTATGAAGTAGAGAAATTTACAAGACTAGGAGATCAGTCTATAACAGAAGTTTTAGAATCTAACAACCTAGTTATGGAATCTAATAAAAATACCAAAGAAATAATTATAGAGCTTAGAAGATCAAGTGAAGATATTGGAAATGTTGTAACTTTAATTAAATCTATTGCTGAACAAACGAACCTTCTTGCTTTAAATGCTTCAATTGAGGCAGCCAGAGCAGGGGAACAGGGTAGAGGTTTTGCTGTAGTTGCAGAAGAAGTTCGAAAGTTGGCTGAAGAATCTAAAACATCTGTTGAATCTATTGTTGAAGCAATAAATTATATACAAGGTGCATCTAAAAATGCAGTTGAAGCTATAGAGGATGGCAATATTAAATCAAATAATTCTGTTGAGCGTGCAAAGGAAGCTAAAGAACAGTTTAAAAAAATATTAGAATCTGTTTATGAAATCAAGGAGTTTTCAGAAGAATCAGCTAACCTATCAAATAAGCAAGCTCAAATAACAGAAGAAATTTCAAGTGCTACAGATCAAGTAACTCAGACTTCTGTAGAAAATGCTGCATCAGTAGATGAAATTAATTCTATAATCGATAACCAAGTACAAAGTTTTGCAACAATCACAGAAAATATCTCTAGATTAAATATGCAGACGAATCAATTGAAACAACTATCAGATAAATTTAAGGTTTAA
- a CDS encoding alpha/beta fold hydrolase, whose product MRQKIILIHGYNKKSKDMKVLKKNLEAKGYEGILVDLPLTFKEIEHSTSILESIISKVIKDIKEDEKIHLVGHSTGGLIIRHLLTTTKYLDKIGKCVLIATPNNGSELADIAGSTLKIATKILKTLKSLQSENVKSLKLKDDHGIEIAAIAGNKQNLFLGRFLTGENDGRVRINSVKFDGLKDFISLPYGHKDIHYQFKTAELIDSFLKNGKFDIL is encoded by the coding sequence ATGAGACAAAAAATCATTTTAATTCATGGATATAATAAAAAATCTAAAGATATGAAGGTTTTAAAGAAAAATTTAGAAGCGAAAGGATATGAGGGGATCTTAGTAGACCTACCCCTTACATTTAAAGAAATTGAACACTCTACTAGTATATTGGAAAGTATTATTTCTAAAGTGATAAAAGATATAAAAGAAGATGAGAAAATACATCTTGTTGGCCATAGCACAGGAGGATTAATTATAAGACATTTATTAACTACTACTAAGTATTTAGATAAAATAGGAAAATGTGTTTTAATAGCAACACCAAATAACGGAAGTGAACTTGCTGATATAGCTGGTAGTACTCTCAAAATAGCTACAAAAATTTTAAAAACTTTAAAGTCTCTTCAAAGTGAAAATGTAAAGAGTTTAAAACTCAAAGATGATCATGGTATTGAAATTGCTGCAATAGCAGGAAACAAACAAAATCTATTTTTAGGTAGATTTTTAACTGGAGAAAATGACGGTAGAGTTAGGATTAATTCTGTTAAGTTCGATGGATTAAAGGATTTCATCTCATTACCATATGGACATAAAGATATTCATTATCAATTTAAAACTGCTGAATTGATTGATTCGTTTTTGAAAAATGGTAAATTTGATATTTTATAA
- a CDS encoding YwbE family protein, translating to MNGEKRADIKPGIKVRVVQKQDQRSGKLTEGVVQRILTKSPTHPHGIKVMLESGIVGRVKEILK from the coding sequence ATGAATGGAGAAAAGAGAGCGGATATAAAACCTGGTATAAAGGTAAGAGTTGTTCAAAAACAAGACCAGCGTTCTGGTAAATTAACAGAAGGGGTTGTTCAAAGAATTCTTACAAAATCACCTACACATCCTCATGGCATTAAAGTGATGCTTGAAAGTGGTATTGTAGGTAGGGTTAAAGAAATATTAAAGTAA
- a CDS encoding ABC transporter substrate-binding protein has protein sequence MKRLYIFLICMLLMVNLVACASSQEKQASEDLKKETVTFVDDANRKIEIPSKIEKVYCTSSLGAIFLYTLDVDKLAAWNSRLSIDDSEFVNEKLKKLPNEGSLQGKNSANIEEIMKLNPDLILSMGNINEQSISAVEKFQKQSGIPIVLIDGSLEKTAENYIKVGKLLGCEEQASKLSNYCEETIESAKKIADSIPEDEKVTVYYAQGEKGLQTDPVGSLHAQLIDLVGAKNVADFEIKDNHGKTGVSLEQVVKWNPQYILAESNSFDDPVWKQVDAVKNKNVFLIPQKPFNWIDRPSSVNRIIGIKWAQSVLYKEYSDVDLEEETIKFFDLFYHVKISKEQARELLSME, from the coding sequence ATGAAAAGATTGTACATATTTTTGATATGTATGTTATTAATGGTTAATCTAGTAGCATGTGCTAGTAGTCAAGAAAAACAAGCTTCTGAAGACTTAAAAAAAGAAACTGTTACATTTGTAGATGATGCTAATAGAAAGATAGAAATACCTTCTAAAATTGAAAAAGTATATTGTACAAGTTCTCTTGGAGCAATATTTTTATATACCCTTGATGTTGATAAACTTGCAGCTTGGAATAGTAGGCTTTCTATTGACGATAGTGAATTTGTGAATGAAAAACTAAAAAAACTTCCAAATGAAGGTAGCTTACAAGGCAAAAACTCTGCCAATATTGAAGAAATAATGAAGTTAAATCCAGATTTGATTTTATCAATGGGTAATATTAATGAACAAAGTATTTCAGCTGTAGAAAAATTTCAAAAACAATCTGGAATTCCAATTGTTTTAATTGATGGATCTTTAGAAAAAACAGCTGAGAACTATATAAAAGTAGGTAAGCTTTTGGGATGTGAAGAGCAAGCAAGTAAACTTTCTAATTATTGCGAGGAAACAATTGAATCAGCTAAAAAAATAGCAGACAGTATACCTGAAGATGAAAAAGTTACTGTTTATTATGCTCAGGGAGAAAAAGGTCTTCAAACAGATCCAGTAGGTTCACTTCACGCTCAATTAATAGATTTAGTTGGAGCAAAGAATGTAGCAGATTTTGAAATCAAAGATAATCATGGAAAAACAGGAGTTTCATTAGAACAAGTAGTGAAATGGAATCCTCAATACATTCTTGCTGAATCAAATTCATTTGATGATCCTGTATGGAAACAAGTTGATGCTGTTAAAAATAAAAATGTATTTTTAATACCTCAAAAACCATTTAACTGGATAGATAGACCTTCATCTGTGAATAGAATAATAGGAATAAAATGGGCACAAAGCGTGCTTTATAAAGAGTACTCTGATGTAGATTTAGAAGAAGAAACTATTAAGTTTTTTGATTTATTCTATCATGTGAAGATATCAAAAGAGCAAGCAAGAGAACTTTTAAGCATGGAATAA
- a CDS encoding ABC transporter ATP-binding protein, which translates to MFEVCNLSFGYENKPIWENVNFEIKTNQLICLLGANGVGKTTFLKTILGILKPIKGEICIDSQKLSDIPIKDTYKKMAYVPQAHNPPFSFEVIDVVLMGRAAYIGNFASPTKEDKAVALEALKQINILHLANEDYTKLSGGQKQLVLIARSLAQQSKILIMDEPSSSLDYGNQIRLMHLLKRLSEEGKIIIFSTHDPNHALLYADKVMILDKSNGFLFGKPQQLITNKSLNSIYNVSVDIHRTNDNNRICIPKI; encoded by the coding sequence ATGTTTGAAGTTTGCAATCTTAGTTTTGGATATGAAAATAAACCTATTTGGGAAAATGTGAATTTTGAAATAAAAACGAATCAGTTAATTTGCCTTTTGGGGGCAAATGGAGTTGGAAAAACAACTTTTTTAAAAACTATACTCGGGATACTAAAACCTATTAAGGGTGAAATTTGCATAGATTCACAAAAATTATCAGATATTCCAATAAAAGATACGTATAAAAAAATGGCATATGTTCCACAAGCTCATAATCCGCCTTTTTCTTTTGAAGTAATAGATGTAGTATTGATGGGGAGAGCAGCCTATATAGGAAATTTTGCATCACCTACTAAAGAAGATAAAGCGGTTGCACTTGAAGCTTTAAAGCAAATTAATATACTTCATCTTGCAAATGAAGATTATACGAAGTTAAGTGGAGGTCAAAAACAATTAGTATTAATAGCACGATCACTTGCACAACAATCTAAAATCCTTATAATGGATGAGCCAAGCTCTAGTCTTGATTATGGAAATCAAATAAGATTGATGCATCTTTTGAAAAGACTGAGTGAAGAAGGCAAAATTATAATTTTTTCAACTCATGATCCGAATCATGCTTTATTATATGCAGATAAAGTAATGATTTTAGATAAGAGTAACGGGTTTTTATTTGGAAAACCTCAACAACTTATAACTAATAAATCTTTAAACAGTATTTACAACGTAAGTGTGGATATACATAGAACGAATGATAACAATAGAATCTGTATTCCTAAAATATAG
- a CDS encoding FecCD family ABC transporter permease gives MKCKHICITIIIIFVSFIFSLGIGRYPISINDILNNDIKAMSVFLQLRLPRVLAAFLIGSALACSGACFQGIFKNPLVSPNILGAASGASFGVALAILFSFKIQYIQLTAFCFGLLAVFMTLMMSRNIPRHDPSLSLVLSGMLVQGLFSALVSLIKYVCDPYEKLPTITFWLMGGLGNISLNDLIPLGSILTLAMIPLILLRWKMNILALPEEEAIALGVNTKFLRRIIIICATLLSSCVVSFAGVIGWVGLVVPHMVRIMVGSNYKLVIPFSIMIGGVYLLIVDDIARSAVAFEIPLGIITSLFGIPFFAYLLIKGRKGWS, from the coding sequence ATGAAATGTAAGCATATTTGTATAACTATTATTATAATATTTGTAAGTTTTATTTTTTCATTGGGAATAGGAAGATATCCTATATCGATCAATGATATTTTGAATAATGATATTAAGGCTATGAGTGTATTTTTGCAGCTTAGGTTGCCAAGAGTTTTGGCTGCATTTCTTATAGGATCGGCACTTGCTTGTAGTGGTGCTTGTTTTCAAGGTATATTTAAGAATCCTCTAGTGTCTCCAAACATACTTGGAGCAGCTTCTGGAGCAAGTTTTGGAGTTGCACTAGCTATTTTGTTTTCTTTTAAAATACAATATATACAATTAACAGCTTTTTGTTTTGGGTTATTGGCTGTTTTTATGACTCTTATGATGAGTCGAAATATTCCTAGACATGATCCGAGTTTAAGCTTGGTATTATCGGGAATGCTAGTTCAAGGTCTGTTTTCAGCTCTTGTATCATTAATAAAATACGTCTGTGATCCTTATGAAAAATTGCCAACAATAACATTTTGGCTTATGGGTGGATTAGGAAATATCAGCTTGAATGATTTGATTCCTCTTGGATCTATATTAACGCTGGCAATGATTCCTTTGATATTGTTAAGATGGAAAATGAATATATTGGCTTTGCCTGAAGAAGAAGCAATAGCTCTTGGAGTAAATACGAAGTTTTTAAGACGAATCATAATAATATGTGCTACACTTTTGAGTTCTTGTGTTGTATCTTTCGCAGGTGTGATAGGTTGGGTCGGCTTAGTAGTTCCACATATGGTAAGAATAATGGTTGGAAGCAACTATAAACTTGTAATACCTTTTAGCATAATGATAGGTGGAGTTTATTTGTTGATAGTTGATGATATAGCGAGATCTGCGGTAGCTTTTGAAATACCACTCGGAATAATAACATCTCTTTTTGGAATACCATTTTTTGCATACCTATTAATAAAAGGCAGAAAAGGGTGGAGTTAA
- a CDS encoding nucleoside-triphosphatase, with protein MKNIFITAPRGYGKTTALKKTIGLIDKQVSGFKVGKKFMTDSKEFYICDIENPIFNCLIAYSKSNSKPVANIEGFENHGCEILKKAISSENIIIMDEIGFLEENALKFKQSVIDSLDSSNIVIGVLKKFNGEFINYIKSRDDVLVLELTLENRDDIPNQILKHIIRFERDEM; from the coding sequence ATGAAAAACATATTTATAACAGCGCCTAGAGGTTATGGAAAAACCACAGCACTTAAGAAAACTATTGGTTTAATAGACAAACAAGTTTCTGGTTTTAAAGTAGGAAAAAAATTTATGACAGATAGTAAAGAATTTTATATATGTGATATTGAAAACCCTATATTTAACTGTTTGATAGCTTACTCAAAGTCAAATTCAAAACCAGTAGCTAATATTGAAGGATTTGAAAATCATGGATGTGAAATCCTTAAAAAAGCTATATCTAGTGAAAATATAATAATTATGGATGAGATAGGTTTTCTAGAAGAAAACGCACTAAAATTCAAGCAGAGTGTAATAGATTCACTAGATAGTTCTAACATAGTAATTGGAGTTTTAAAAAAGTTTAATGGTGAATTTATAAACTACATAAAATCAAGAGATGATGTACTTGTTCTGGAATTGACTTTAGAAAATAGAGACGATATTCCAAATCAAATATTGAAGCATATAATAAGGTTTGAACGCGATGAAATGTAA
- a CDS encoding XdhC family protein: MEKLILKKIYEKIELGEKVAMTTLTSICGSTPGRKGAFMAIFEDGSTYGTIGGGKLEYEVIKKSLEYIEKCENTEFTYKIDDKGELDTECGGEIKGFIKIFVPSHKLIIAGAGHIALHLHKLSSMINLHTVVIDEREELVNKEHFCYANELIVGKADEVLKQYNINKNTYIVIVGSNHKNDTLVLESVINSDAGYIGMIGSKGKVSHILKGLIEKGISRDQIQKVYAPIGIDIASEKPEEIALGILSEIALIKNNGSLNHMKDIKNIEY; this comes from the coding sequence ATGGAAAAATTAATACTTAAAAAAATTTATGAAAAAATAGAACTTGGAGAAAAAGTGGCTATGACCACATTAACAAGTATATGTGGTTCAACACCTGGTAGAAAAGGAGCTTTTATGGCTATATTTGAAGATGGCTCTACTTATGGAACTATAGGTGGTGGAAAACTTGAATATGAAGTAATAAAAAAATCTTTAGAGTACATAGAAAAATGCGAGAACACAGAGTTTACATATAAGATTGATGATAAAGGTGAGTTAGATACAGAATGTGGCGGTGAGATCAAAGGTTTTATTAAGATTTTTGTTCCAAGTCACAAATTAATAATAGCAGGAGCAGGTCATATAGCTCTACATCTTCACAAACTTTCAAGTATGATTAATCTTCATACTGTAGTAATAGATGAGCGTGAAGAACTTGTAAATAAAGAACATTTTTGCTATGCGAATGAGTTGATAGTTGGAAAAGCTGATGAAGTTTTAAAACAATACAATATAAATAAAAACACTTATATTGTTATAGTTGGAAGTAATCATAAGAATGATACTTTGGTACTTGAAAGCGTAATAAACTCAGATGCTGGATATATAGGAATGATAGGAAGCAAGGGAAAAGTATCTCACATATTAAAAGGTTTGATAGAAAAAGGGATTTCACGTGATCAAATTCAAAAAGTATATGCACCTATAGGAATTGATATAGCATCTGAAAAACCTGAAGAAATAGCGCTTGGAATTTTAAGTGAAATAGCTTTAATAAAGAATAATGGAAGTTTAAATCATATGAAAGATATTAAAAATATAGAGTACTAA
- a CDS encoding stalk domain-containing protein has protein sequence MKMKKIVTLGLASCILLGGVTASHAMYDPNVNYSKIDSTQPRIMLMEGESIAVPISAQTFKVDVKEIKTESEYLIVNARIPQLKGLKDEAYQLSLNENIMKEAMAYINEAEKESKEFAEDCKKNGWEVRPNTVTVQFELKDNSGIDNSIVSLEVIKAFNNGGTGNPEIDFYNISNKDKAEELTLKDLLGEKYKEIADDQIKKQIEQDKDMYFNGIEGFKGISGNQKFYYENGNVVIVFDKYEIAPGATGIPEFKIEIPQDSIGGFHFVLVINNEGIKTNVYQKEDGTIMVPLRLVSEKLGYEVKWIEENRSIEIKKGAQYTSVKPGEDKYFFAKMAPISLGAAPEIKDSTTYVPFKFVSDILKVDASMDETGVITINNK, from the coding sequence ATGAAAATGAAAAAAATTGTTACTTTGGGATTAGCAAGTTGTATATTATTAGGAGGGGTTACAGCTTCTCATGCAATGTATGATCCAAATGTGAATTATTCAAAAATAGATTCTACACAACCAAGAATAATGCTTATGGAAGGTGAATCGATAGCTGTTCCGATAAGTGCTCAAACTTTTAAAGTTGATGTTAAAGAAATAAAAACAGAAAGTGAATACTTAATTGTAAATGCTAGAATACCTCAGTTAAAAGGATTAAAAGACGAGGCATATCAGTTGAGTTTGAATGAGAATATAATGAAAGAGGCCATGGCATACATAAATGAAGCAGAAAAAGAATCTAAAGAATTCGCTGAGGACTGTAAGAAAAATGGTTGGGAAGTAAGACCTAATACAGTTACAGTACAATTTGAGTTAAAAGACAATTCGGGAATAGATAACTCAATAGTTTCTTTAGAAGTTATCAAAGCTTTTAATAATGGTGGAACTGGAAACCCTGAAATAGATTTTTATAATATTTCAAATAAAGATAAGGCAGAGGAATTAACTCTTAAAGATTTACTTGGAGAAAAATATAAAGAAATAGCAGATGATCAAATCAAAAAGCAAATAGAACAAGATAAGGATATGTACTTTAATGGAATCGAAGGGTTTAAAGGAATTTCAGGTAATCAAAAATTTTACTATGAAAATGGAAATGTAGTAATAGTATTTGATAAATATGAAATAGCTCCTGGAGCTACAGGAATTCCTGAATTCAAAATAGAGATACCACAAGATTCTATAGGAGGATTTCACTTTGTACTTGTTATAAATAATGAAGGAATTAAAACTAATGTGTATCAAAAAGAAGATGGAACTATTATGGTACCACTAAGACTTGTTTCTGAAAAATTAGGATATGAAGTTAAATGGATTGAAGAGAATAGATCAATAGAAATAAAAAAAGGAGCTCAGTACACAAGTGTTAAGCCAGGCGAAGATAAGTATTTCTTTGCAAAAATGGCTCCAATATCATTAGGAGCAGCTCCAGAAATTAAAGATTCTACAACTTATGTGCCATTTAAATTTGTATCAGATATTTTAAAAGTTGATGCATCTATGGATGAAACTGGTGTAATTACAATTAATAATAAGTAA
- a CDS encoding DMT family transporter, which produces MSKQLKADLSLLIVTLSWGASFILTKNSLNALETYNFLAIRFFIAFALSSLLFYKNMKRINKATLKYGTIIGIILFSAFAFETVGLNYTTASKSAFITGFSVVLVPMLSAVLLKKAPQKQAVVGACIAFIGLALLSLNGSLAINIGDFYTLIASFGFAFHIIFIDKYIAKIDSIALAIIQIGVVAILSFFTSLAIETPIIPSGEVLWVNIFILSIVCTSGAFIIQNAAQKYTTPTHTALIYTTEPVFAATFGYFMAGEILSLRGFLGAILILFGMLVAEIDIKSLFNKKDPKNKDFKKAV; this is translated from the coding sequence ATGTCAAAACAATTAAAAGCAGATCTATCATTATTAATTGTAACATTATCATGGGGAGCATCTTTTATACTTACTAAAAATTCGCTTAACGCACTAGAGACGTACAATTTTCTTGCTATAAGATTCTTCATAGCATTTGCACTTTCTTCTTTACTATTTTACAAAAATATGAAGAGAATTAATAAAGCCACTTTGAAATATGGAACAATTATAGGAATTATCCTATTTAGTGCATTTGCTTTCGAAACAGTAGGTCTTAATTATACTACTGCTTCAAAATCAGCATTTATAACTGGGTTTTCAGTAGTTTTAGTTCCTATGCTATCAGCAGTCTTACTAAAAAAAGCACCTCAAAAGCAGGCAGTTGTAGGAGCTTGTATAGCATTTATAGGCTTGGCTCTATTATCTTTAAATGGGAGCTTAGCAATTAATATAGGAGATTTTTATACGTTAATAGCTTCTTTTGGTTTTGCTTTCCATATTATTTTTATAGATAAATATATAGCTAAAATCGATTCCATAGCTTTAGCTATAATACAAATAGGTGTAGTGGCAATTTTAAGTTTTTTTACATCTCTTGCAATAGAAACTCCTATTATTCCTTCAGGTGAAGTTTTATGGGTTAATATTTTTATTCTAAGTATTGTATGTACTTCAGGAGCTTTTATTATTCAAAATGCAGCTCAAAAATATACAACACCTACTCATACAGCATTAATTTACACAACCGAACCAGTTTTTGCAGCAACGTTTGGTTATTTTATGGCTGGAGAAATTTTAAGCCTAAGAGGATTTTTAGGAGCTATTTTAATATTATTTGGAATGTTAGTAGCTGAAATAGATATCAAATCATTATTCAATAAAAAAGATCCAAAAAATAAAGATTTCAAAAAAGCAGTATAA